The sequence GAATTGCATCCATCGACTTTGCTTGCGCTGGAATATCCAAAACCAATTATCGATGGAATGACCAGATCAAAGGAGAAATCTTTGTCATCTGTCAATAAAGGGATCAGCTTTATCATCTCAATAAATGATCCGGGCCAACCATGCGTAATAAGCAGTGGAATACAATTTTCACCTTTTCCCTTTACATGTATAAAATGAATTTCGTAACCATCAATATTTGCAATAAAATTTGGAAACGAATTTATTTCTGCCTCCACTTTTCTCCAGTCAAAACTGTTAAGCCAGTAATGGCATAACTCTTTTAAAAAAGATTGATTGGTTCCATAAATCCAATCAGAATCGGTTATCCCGTCTGTCAAACGTGCATTGCTGATTCTTGTCTTTAAATCGTCAAGAATGTCTTCGGAAATATATGCTGAAAATGGTTTTATCATTATAATTTTTAATCAAAATTTTTATTATTTTGTTCAAACGGCAGTGTGCACTAGTTTAAAATTCCATTACACTGTCAAGTCCTCTTCTTAATCCTTTGAAGGTTCCGACCTTTTCAATTGCCAAAAGTCCGCCTTTTACATAAGGTTCTGCACTTGATCCGGAATCGTGACGAATGGACAGCTTTTCATCTTTTAATCCGAAGATTGTTTCGATGGAAATTACATGACCCGGAAGCCTGACGGAATGCACCTGAACTTCATTAAATTTTGCGCCGCGACTTGCTTTTTCGCCAATCAGTTCTTCTTCGGTCACAAACTGATTTGGTTTTTGAACTTTTGAAAGTCGATAGGCCAATTCTCTTGCGGTTCCGCTTGGTGCATCTAGTTTGTCTTCGTGAGCATAATCTATAATCTCAAAGTTGGGGATATATTTTGCCGCCATTTCAGAAAACTTTTGAAGCAGCACGACCGTTATTGCAAAGTTTCCAACAGCCAAAACAGAGGTGTTGGTTTCCTCTGCTATTTTTTCTATTTCCGAATAATCTTCATCGGTAAGCCCCGAAGTGCCGATAACCACATTCTTACCTTTTTTCAGACAAGAAATAATGTTCTTCATGGCAATGGTTGGCTTTGTATAATCTACCAATACGTCAAAATCAATTTCTTTTAATGCTGTTTCGATATCACCAAAGATTGGAATGTTTGCTGAACCAAAATTAAGAACATCACCCAGATTTTCTCCTTTATGTTTTCTTGAAAGTGCGCCAACTAACGTCATACTAGGGTTGTTAAAAACGCCTTTGCTCAATTCAGAACCTGCCCAACCGGTGCCGCCTGCTATACATACTTTAATCATAATAGCTGTGTTTTGTTATTTTTATGTTTTTTAAATTTACTTAAATGATTCTTATGAACAATGCATAACAAAATTCCTGCAGTAATTAAAATGTGAAAATGTCAGTTGTCAAAAAATAAATAAAATATTCAAAAGAGGATAAATACAAAGTTAAATTACCAATGTAATTTTGCTGGTTTCTGTGCTATTGTTTGGCCTTATTTTATTTTATCTACTACATTTTCAATCATCCAGTCCTTAATTGTTGTCGTAGTATCATCTGTTCTCGGTTCAGCATCATACAGGCCATTACCAATTGCCGTCAGCATTTCAGTTAAAGAGAATGCAAATGCTTCCGATGTATGGTGTTGTCCCAACAGTGTTTTAATATAGTCTTCATTTGAAACCTGCTGAAAACGGATCGGTCTGCCTGTCAGTTCACTCAGTTGAACGGCAATGTCGTTATAGCTGATATCTTCCGGACCCTGAATCACATATCCTTCTACACCTGCCCAGGTTTTATCAATTAGAAGTTCTACCGCTTTTGATGCAATATCTTTTATTGCGACTTGTGGCATTTTGTAATTTCCATCAATCGGCAAAAAGAACATTCCCATTTTTTTTAGTGACGAAATTTGATACAAAATGCTTTCATAAAATACAGGACAGCGCAATGCTCGGACTGATGCACCTGACTGACTGATGATATCTTCACCTTTATGAAGTGCTGTTATAAGACCTGCCTGCAAATTGCTTTCCTTCCCACCGCTTGACAAATAAACAACTCTTCGTGTACCTGCATTTTTAATTGCGTTTGAAGCCACGTTGGCGAAGTTTTCATAATAGGCATTTACGTCTTCTTGTGTGTTGCTCTGAGGTACACAAAAATAGAGCGTTTCGCATCCTTGTAATGCTTCTGTAAATTCAGATTCATTCAGCAGAGATCCTGTGGCAACTTCTACTTTTTCTAATATGTCAGCCGATATTTTTTCAGGATTTCTGACAAAAATTCTCACCTGTTGTCCTCGCTCTACTAATTGTTGCAGAATCATTGAACCTGTGTTGCCTGTCGGCGTAGTTACCAAAATCATATTTGAACTTTTTTATTGTTTGTTAAAGTGCAAAGATGACCAGAGTATTTTTTGTAAACATTGTCCTATGTTCACATTTTTATAGCTTTGATTTTAATCTGCTTAATGTTTGAGGGGTGAGACCTAAATACGATGCAACCATTTTGTTTGATAGCCTTGTCAACCATTTTGATTGATTGGTCAAAACCCAACGAACTTTTTCTATGGCTTCTAAACTTTGAAAACAGTAAATACGTTCCTGGGATTTGAGATAAGCCAATTCTAAAATCTGTCTGTAAACGATAGCGAACTGTGGAACAATTTCAACCAAATGAAAGTAATCTTCACGGTTGATGACCAGCAACTCCGAAGGTTCAATAGTCTGCATAAATTCATACGATGGTTTTTGATTGATAAGACTTGGTAACGCGGTTCCAAAAGCATCCTCAAAATGAAAATATCTCGTTCCTTCTTCTCCGTCCTTATTAATGTTAAAAAGTCGTATGCAACCTTTATTTATAAAATAGAAATGTTTACAAATCTCCCCTTCTTTCAACAGAAATTCATTACGTTTGATCTTTTTAATTTTGAAGTATGATGAGATATAAGAAAGTGTCTTATCGTCAATTTCAGTTCTTGTTTTAAAATATTCTTCTAATTGTGAGTGCACTTAAAAAAAATTTAGGGTTCCAATAAAATGTCGCATAGCGTCCAAATTTACGCATTGCCTCAGTCTAATTTTAAATAACTTTCATAAAGTTATTTCAGCCAATAATTTTAAATTTAATTTACAATCAAGATGATCGGCTGTTAGTATATGTCTACAACTTTTTTTTGCTTAACGAACGTTTGTTTCATTAAACTAATTAGTTTCCGTTTACCTAGATTACTCAAAGATAGTAAATGTGATAAATACAAATTGAACCATATCAATTCTGGACATCGCGAACTTCAAAAAGCAAATTCCAGCCAGGCACTGACATCGGAGCCCACTATCATAATTTCTATCGTATTAACCCTTAATAACAAATAATTGATGTTGGCGGCGGCAACTACATATTTCATCCGAGACATAAAAACGCAGTTTGTAGCCTCTTAATGAGCTTGCGGCAAAATCGTGGCAAAGCGGTTATACAACAGTCGAAAAACACCGTTAGAATATGTTAACAACAAAATAAGCTCTTTTTCCTTCCTATCTACGGATTCACTAGCGAAATCACCACCACAAATGAACTCAAAAATAAGCTATGGCAGAATTAAAAAGTATAACGAAAGAACTGCTTAAAAATAATTGATTTCATTAATCCAATGGATGTTGTGACAATCGTTGGCAGAATCATGGCAGTAATCATAATGCAATCGTAATTAATCTATAGTCCCTACCTTCTTCTTTTCTGGGACAAAAGGCAAACAAACACAATTGCTGACTAAACCAAAATTACTTCTTTTAAATAATTAAATGTACATTGAAACAACTCTACTCTAAAAGAAAATTATCTTATAAAAATAAACTTTGTAATTCTTGTTTAATCTGGCTCATTAGAACCAAATCATCTATAAAAGTGTTTGAAGATACGCTCGTCTTGGTCACACACAGCCAAATGGCGCCACTTAAAGACAAGTGGCGCCATTTTTATATTAAATTAAGGTATTAATATATTACAGGATTAAAACAAAGAATTATACTTCATAAATATTACTTAGTAAATTAAAGTAAAAACTCATTTTGTTATAGCTGGTACACTCAAGTATATAGTTATTAAACTGGTAACAATATACTTTAATGTACCAGTTTAAATTTTTTAGTTTATGGAATATATTGAATAAGTCTGCATGGCTAAGATATAGTTTGCCTTTAGAAGGAAAAAATTTATTGAAAGAAAAAATCGATAAATATTTATAGTTGGTACACTAAAGTATATAATCCTCTTAATTCCACTATACAGAAAAGCTATCTGAGGTTTAGTCATATGAGGTAATATTCCGATAAAGTAAATTTGAGCCCTTAATTTTTAGGAAATAATAGAAATGTTTAATGATTATATAACCTTAGTATCTCTACCAATTCAGGTATGGATCGGATTTTCAGCTTCTCAAACAGTCTGTTTTTATAAGTGCTAACCGTAGATGAGTGGAGATTCAATTGATTGGAAAGTTCTTTGAGGGGAATACCTTCTGCAAGCTTATTAGCAATTTGTAATTCGCGGTCTGAGAGAGATTCAAGAGTTGTTTTTTTGGTTGGACCATTTAATGATTCTGAAAAAATAGCTTCCTTTACGTCGTCACTAATATATCGACCAGTGGCGAGTATCGCATTCAAAGCGGTCTCAATTACAGCAGTTGAACTTTGCTTACTTAGGTATCCACCAGCTCCCATCTTTAGATAACGCACTGCGTACAAATCCTCATCTTGAGAAGAAAATATGAGAATTTTTAGTTGGGGTTTGTGAATCTTGATGTAATCTATTGCTTCCTGAATAGAACCATTGGGCATATTGACGTCCATGATTGCCAAGTCAAGTTCTTCTTTCAAAACTGCTTTATACAGCGATTTAAAATCTTCTACTTCAGAAATTATGGCATCGGGTCTTAGCTTTTTAATAGTTTGTATTAAACCCATTCTGACGATCCCATGATCATCTGCTACAATAATTCGCTCGTTATTTTTTTTATTGTTCATTCTTTAAATTTTTGGTAAAAAGATAGAAACTGTAGTACCTTTATTTTCAGAGGAAATGATTTTTATGTTTCCTTTCAGTAATGATACAAAATTTTTAACAATTTTTAAACTTAACCCTACCCCTATTTCACCCGCAGTACCATTGAATACTGGATTGTCATAATTAAATATTGCGGATAAATACTTTTCACCAATTCCTGTACCGAAGTCGACCACAGAAATTATATCCTCGCTATTTTCTGTAAAGTACTGGAGGTAAATATCTTGTCCAGGCAAAGAATATTTAACTGCATTATTAAGAATTTTGTCTAAAACATATTCTAGCAACAATTGATCGGTTGTAAGAAATGCATTGGGATCTCCTTTAAAATAAAATTTAATGTTTTTTTCTTTTAATTTAACAGCGTAATTTTCTTCTAAATGGTGAAAAAGATCCATCACCATGATTTTCACAGGTTTAATATTAAATTCCCCGTATTGTGTTTTTAACCAGGCGGTACTGTCCTGAGCGGTTTGCAGATTCTTCTGGGCATCTCTTTTTACCTGCGGCAACAACTTAAAAAAATCTTCCTCACTTATGGTCTTTTGTTCCAGCGCTTCTATAAGAAACACAAAATTTCCGAAAATTTCTTTTGAATCATGAGACAATATCGAGATTAATCCGTTCTTAAAATTGATTTCTTGTTCAAGTCTTTCTATTTTTAATTGCAGTTCGTTGATTTGGTCATTCATAAAATTACTATCAATGTGCAAAGGTATCTAATTATTTCCCCTTCATTTCTATTCCTGACCATTTTTTAATCATATCAGAGAGAGTTTTTTTTAATAAAGGTTTGGTTAAAAAGTCAGACATTCCGGCTTGAAAACATTTCTCTTTTTCTCCGGGAAGACTCCCTGCGGTTAACGCAATAATAGGGATTTCAATATTGCTTTCCATTGCTCTTATCTTTCGAGTGGCTTCAATGCCATTGAGATGCGGCATTTGAATGTCCATTAAAATAAGATCAGGACTTTCTATTTGATATTTTTCTACTGCTTCAGCTCCATCTTTTGCATCGATGATCAAAGCTTGAGGAAGAATGTCCTTTAAATAAGTTTTGGTAAGAAGCAGGTTGATCGCATTATCTTCAGCAATTAAGATTTTTATATCATGTTTACTACCTTCCGTTGTGACATTTTTTATTTTATCTAATTTTTTATTTTCAGAATTCTTTAAGGTAGACAAAACCTGATACATCTGTTTCATTCGAATCGGTTTTACAAGCCTATTTTCTATTTCCAATTCGTCACATGCATCCTGTAAATTACTATCATCGGATGAACTGTACAAAACAATGTAAGGTGCTGCATGATCAGTTTCCGGAAAAATATTTCTCATTTTTCTAATGGTTTCAATTCCATCCATAATCGGCATATGATAATCCATAATAATCACATCGAATTCTGGCCTGTCCATTATTAAAAGTAAAGCTTTCAGCCCACTATCGCATTCCTCAACTTCGATATTTTTTCTTTCCAACATTCTTTTCAGGATTTTCCGATTGTTTTCATAATCGTCCACAATCAAAACTTTCTTAATATCGGTTAAGCTTAAATCATATTCCTCTTCCTGAGTATTAAATTGAATATCAAAGAAAAAATCACTACCCTTTCCTTGTTCACTTTCTAATTTTATGGTACTTCCGGCAAGTGCTAAGATTTGGTTCGAAATCCTTAGTCCTAGACCAGTGCCTCCATATCTTTTAGTAATACCGCCATCTTCCTGGGAAAACGCATTAAAAATTTCTGCCTGTTTATCCTTATCAATTCCGATACCTGTATCGCGAACCCCAAATCGGATGAATTTTTTTCCTTCTCCTAAGTCATTTAAAACTTTAACATATAATACAATTTCGCCTTCTTCGGTAAATTTTAAAGCATTGCTCAAAAGATTGACCAAAACCCGTTTTAAGCGCATCTCATCAGTCCAGATATATCTAGGAATGGTATCATCAATATCGATAAGCATTTCTAAGCGCTTTTTATTATTACCGTACGAAACAATATTGAAGGCTTCTGAAACCAGTTCTTCGACCTCTACTTTATCAAGGTTTAACTGAAGTTTTTGTTTCTCTAATTTTGAAAAATCCAAAATATCGTTGATTATACTATATAGGGACACACCGGATTGGTTGATAATATCCAGATACTGCCTCTGCGTTTCGTCAAGGTTTGTTTCCAGAAGGAGCTCTGTAAAGCCGATAATACCATTTAATGGAGTTCTTATCTCATGACTCATATTGGCTACGAACTCCGATTTCAAAACATAAGCTTTTTCTGCTAATTCTTTTGCCGCTAAGATTTCATTCTCCATCTTTATTCTTTCGGTAATATCCACTGCATTAGCCAAATACCATTTTGAAGCTTGGTTCAGTATCTTATTGACAATCTCTTCCTCTGCTTTATCTAAATTTTTCTCTTTCTTGTCAAATAAATTTAAATGAGCGATAAGATTGTCCTCAAGACCAGGGATAAGATAACTTCTATGAAATTTAAATTCCGAGTTTTTAAACTCATAAATCGAAGTCTGATCATCCAAAAGAAAGTGAGGATTCTGAGGATAAATCTGATTGAGGGAAGCATCACTGGAAGCGATGATATAAACTTGGTCTTCCGAGCTAATACTCATGGTACAAAGTTCCATGTTGGTCATCTTAGCAGCTGCAAACACTAAGAAATCAAAAACATCAGCATATTTTTTTTCGAATGCCTCTAATTTATCAATATCTCGCTGATCCGACGATTGATTATTGCTATCAAAGTAATCCATAGGAAGAGTTTTTTTAGAAAGTATTGTTAAATTGCCGTAAAGCTATAATAAACATTGATAGAGTAAGTTGTATTTTCCTTTCCTACCAAACTTTGTGCACCCGCAGGTGGTATGGTGTATCTTACGTCCAGTTCCCTATCCAAAACAGGTGTTCCGTTAAAGAGTATTTTTTGGGGAGTTTTGGATAAAGGAGCATTTACAGAACTTCCATCAACGCCAATTTGTAAGATGTTGGAATTGATGTTCGTCTGTACACCTCCTTTTTTGAAATAATTTTCGTCTGATTTTACATACAGTTCAAAACTCTCATTATTGGACAATATAATTTGGTTTGGAATTATTTGTGACTGACCATTGGTGTAATGGGCAGCTGTATTAAAATTGAAATTCACATTTCGCCCTGAGCTGGGGATGGTGATCTCCGACCTAGGAAGCACCTTTAACTGAACAGCAGTATTTTGAAGACTGTTAATTGAATTATCTGTACTTCTGGCATTGAGGTTCAATTCAAATGTATAAGTTCCGGCTTCAAAAAAATTGTTCTTAAAATCATCTGCAGATACGTAAAGCTCTGGGAGGAAGCTGTTTCTGTTTCCTGCTACAACATTTAAATTACCCGCTGAAAAATTCTGAAAACTGGCTGATAGAGCTTTAGTCGTGAGAGCAGATCCATTGCTGCCCAATTTAATGCTGGCTATATTTCTGGTTCCCGGAACACCTTTAGAAGAAGTGAATTGAACAGTATTGGAAGCAGCTTTCGCCCAAAAATTAAAATCGACCGTATGAGCAATTTCCGTATTTCCTAAATCCCATACCCGCGTGTTTGTACTGCGATAGTCATTCAAAGAAGATATTTCTATATATTTTGTTAAAGAGGTTGTGACCCATCGTATAGATGGAGAAATGACTAAAATTGTTTTAAAATTACGTGGTGTGAAGTCGTTGTAATTTTGCGTGATATCCATGGAGTAATTCCCTGCTCTGAAGGCATTTGCAGTAAATTGTGATGCAGGAATTTTAAATGTAAAATTGATATTTCCCCGGTTGAATCCTCCCCCAAGACTGGTCGATGGCGGTTCAAACCATTTTACAGCACTTGTACTGAAAAATTGAAAACCTGGTAAGGAACCCGTAAGTCCTACAGATGGCAACTGACCTCCCATACTTTCTAACTGCCAAAGAAGAACAGAACTAGGTAAAGTAAATGATGAAGAAGTATGAGTAAAAGTTGGTCCGGACGTAGAGGTAAATGTTGGAGCTACTGGCGATAATCCAAAAAAGGCATAATCCCAGTTTGTTCTATTGGCATTTGTCATTAACCTTGTAGGTACTGAGGTAAATTCAACCCTGTTAAAAATATTATTTTCAGGGATAGACAGGTACACGTCCTGAGCTTTCGTGACTGATGATCCGCAGCACACAGTAAAAATTCCTATTAAAAAAAAACTCATCGTTTTCATATCTCTAAATTTAAAACTTTTTCACCTTAATGGTTGTGTCTTTCTTCTTATATTCAAAAATAACGGTTGCTGAGTAACCTTCTTTTGTCACCTGAATAGTTTGGTTTGGTTGTGTATAGCTGTATTTGTCATTTTCAATATAAAGGTTGTATTTTCCATCTTTCAGGAAAAACTCAAACTCGTTTTTTTGGTTAACCACGGCGGTATAGATCATACCATCTTCACCTTTTGCATACACTACTATTCCGGTTACATCCGTTTCCAAAACATCGTAGACTTGTTTGATCTCGGTTAATTTCCCACTTACCCTGATGTTTTTTACCAGACCCACCTTGCGGTTGATATTTTTATTGACCATAATTACAGGATCCATCATCAATCGTGCGCCCGCACTTTCGTTTACCTTCAGTGTATAAATACCTTCAGGCACATTCTGAAAAACTACTTTTCCGTTTTTATCTGTCAGTGCAACAAAATTGTCCAGTTTCACTATTTCATTTGCAAGAACAGATTCACCCGCTTCCAGAAGTCCATTGAAATTTTTATCTTCAAATAACTGAAACGTCACTTTATGATTTCCAAGAGCCGTTGCTGTAGTAAAATATTTTTTAATTCCCACTCTGAACTGGTAATAACTGCCACTGCTTGCATATTCAGCCGTAGATTTATATCCTGAAAGATTAAAATAACCTGTGCTAGACCAGGAAGGCGAAATCTTATACTCCAGATTACCACTTACATTGGTATTTAAGTTTTTGTAAAGTTCTGAATAGAAAGTTCCGGCTGAAAAAGATCCAATCAGATTATTACCAAGCATCTGGAAATTATACGAGGCATATACATTGTAGTTGGCGAAATCACGGTCTACATCGTAATAAGAATTTAAATCAAAGACAGTGATTGCGTTCCATTGGGCTGTTCCGTTGAGGGAGAAGGATTTATATCTGTAAGACAATGTTGTTTTCAGACTGTTGAACCAATCGGCTTTATTTTTATCTTTTGAATAAGAATATTCCGCAGTCCAATTCAATCCGTGAGCACCCAATGTTGTGCTTACGTTGGCCTCCATACGGTAAGAAAAAAGTTCCTGCGATGTGTAAAAATTGGCTGTTTTTTGCCTTTCCACTTTTGGAGACAATAGGAAATTCCATTTCTTTGAAGAAAACTGGTAACCTACTCCCAAAGCTTCTGTACTGTTGAAATAATAACGCAAATTATTGGTATTTCCAGGTTGGATAGGCGAACTCTGGAAGCTCAGGAACTCTGGATCTACCTGCGAATTCTGATATTGTATAAAAGCTCGCTGAGAAGCAGAAAATTGACGCCCGATCCTCTGATTTGAGAAAAAAGATCCCCGTTTGATCCCTGCATAACTTTTGGTGGCAAAAGAATTAAGAGATTGTATATCCCATTTGCCCATTTTCCCGTCGTAATTGGCTCCCATTGTAGCTCCTACGTTTTCATCTTTGTTCGAAAGACCTTTTTCGTGGCTCAAACCTGCCTCAGTGCGGATTGTGTGTTTATCGTTAATTAAAAATGATGATACTGCATTCGTAACCTGCGTATCTACGTTAAAGCGCGGATCATGGTCAAATAGATAGGACACTTTTCCGTTGAATGATTTAGAATTACCAAAACCATATTTTGCACCTACCATGCTAGATCCTTCTGTTTGTTGGAAATAAGTACCAGAAAGGTTGTAATTATTTTCCAACGCAAGAATTTCAATCTGATTATTATCACCTAATTTGGTAGAAACTTTACCACCTCTCCCGAAAACCGGGTAATCGTAATCGTTACTATTAACATTTCCTACCCGTAATACCGTATTTTTTCTCTCAAGTTCTAGCCAAGTATCATACAGGTTATAAAGGCCATCTTCATGATAATAATCTGCACCTATATTGAAACGTGATTTCAAATTTTCAGTCACTCGAAACGCTGTATTTCCTCTCAATTGAAGAAAATTGAAACCCGAACTGTTTTCGTTATAGCTAATTTCCGCAAAATTACTTCCGCTCACCGCTTCGTTTCCTCGGGCAATTTGTCTGTTATTCGATAAAATAACTAAGTGTAGCGTGTTGCTTCCCACGATTTCATTATTAAGCAGGTCTGTGGCAGTTGCATTAATATTAAATTCCGGAAAAAGTGTATTCTGTCTTCTGACCACAATTTTGATTTCAACCGTTTGTTTTTCTAAACCTTCCAGAGATACCGTTTGTTGTTTTGGCATCATTTCCAAACCATCAGGAACGGATTGCAAATCAATCTTAACGGTTCTTTTACTATAGCCTTGGTTTTCTACAGTCAGCAGAATTGAGGAGTCAGGCGCAGTAGGATTAATGAAATTTTCGTATGCTGCCGTATAGATCGCAATGTTTTTGTTCTCGTCTTTTTCAACAAAGAACGAGGCATTATCAGTTTTAGTGACCGTTGGTGTTGTATACGAAAACTGGAATTGGATCTCATTGGATCTCATTTTCATAAAATCCACGTTGGCGATCAGTTTCACAGGAAGATTTTTAGACTGACCCGCACCTAAGGTAAAGCCATTTTTGGGATAGAAAAGTAAACCCGGATAATTTTCCGAAGGCATGATATTCTGAATGGTAATTTCTTCAGAACCTTTATTTTCAATAACCAGGAAATTAGTAAAAGTAGAGCCCTTTTCAACAGCTACACTTTCATTTTCAAAACGGATTTCGATATCCTTCTTTTCCTGCGCAAAGGCTAGCGAAAAGTGCAGAAGAACAAATGCAAAAATAAGATTGTTCTTCTTAGGATTGATATCGATATACTTTTTTGTGGTTTCAAGACTTAATTTTAAAATTTAAAGTTTTTTTCGCCTACGCGTAAATCATTGGACCCTGCCATTTTGATAATAGCCACGCCAAGAAAGTTCCCTGAAATGTTCTCCGGTAAAGAGAATTGAACAACCTGATTGGTATTGGGAAGCATGGAGATGGAAATTGCGGGTAATTTTATTTCCTTACCACTGTCTGTATCGGTGAGTTCAAACTCAACGGTGGCATCATTGATGGTATTTCCATCGTTATGGATGCTTACTGCAACTTTTCTGTTTGCTGCATTCTCATTACTCACCTCTGATATATTGGTAATATCCAAACTTTTTGTCTGGTTTCCAGACGGTGTATAAAAGATGTGAAGTCCAACCTCAAATAATGTAATAATACCAATCCCGTTCTGAATACGAGCCTGATCTGCCTGCTGAGGAAGTTGGGTAAAAAACAACATACTGTTTGTAACAGCAGACTTTGATGCGTTTGCCGGAATCTGCATGGTTACTACAATCTCCTTTGTACTTTTCGCTGGAACTGTTACAGAGTTTTCTAAGGTGGACACCCAAGAGGCATTGGAAGTTTTTGAACTGCCTGCATCAAGATAAACCTTATTTCCGTCTTCTTCTCTAACCC comes from Chryseobacterium sp. 3008163 and encodes:
- a CDS encoding Fn3-like domain-containing protein produces the protein MRKFIYLFIFFILTGSSSLLAQSISMSPTRLFFTGNPGEKVTQTVTLQNSSDKDYVFNLNYKDWVREEDGNKVYLDAGSSKTSNASWVSTLENSVTVPAKSTKEIVVTMQIPANASKSAVTNSMLFFTQLPQQADQARIQNGIGIITLFEVGLHIFYTPSGNQTKSLDITNISEVSNENAANRKVAVSIHNDGNTINDATVEFELTDTDSGKEIKLPAISISMLPNTNQVVQFSLPENISGNFLGVAIIKMAGSNDLRVGEKNFKF
- a CDS encoding NAD(P)H-binding protein — translated: MILVTTPTGNTGSMILQQLVERGQQVRIFVRNPEKISADILEKVEVATGSLLNESEFTEALQGCETLYFCVPQSNTQEDVNAYYENFANVASNAIKNAGTRRVVYLSSGGKESNLQAGLITALHKGEDIISQSGASVRALRCPVFYESILYQISSLKKMGMFFLPIDGNYKMPQVAIKDIASKAVELLIDKTWAGVEGYVIQGPEDISYNDIAVQLSELTGRPIRFQQVSNEDYIKTLLGQHHTSEAFAFSLTEMLTAIGNGLYDAEPRTDDTTTTIKDWMIENVVDKIK
- a CDS encoding response regulator transcription factor — protein: MNNKKNNERIIVADDHGIVRMGLIQTIKKLRPDAIISEVEDFKSLYKAVLKEELDLAIMDVNMPNGSIQEAIDYIKIHKPQLKILIFSSQDEDLYAVRYLKMGAGGYLSKQSSTAVIETALNAILATGRYISDDVKEAIFSESLNGPTKKTTLESLSDRELQIANKLAEGIPLKELSNQLNLHSSTVSTYKNRLFEKLKIRSIPELVEILRLYNH
- a CDS encoding sensor histidine kinase, whose product is MNDQINELQLKIERLEQEINFKNGLISILSHDSKEIFGNFVFLIEALEQKTISEEDFFKLLPQVKRDAQKNLQTAQDSTAWLKTQYGEFNIKPVKIMVMDLFHHLEENYAVKLKEKNIKFYFKGDPNAFLTTDQLLLEYVLDKILNNAVKYSLPGQDIYLQYFTENSEDIISVVDFGTGIGEKYLSAIFNYDNPVFNGTAGEIGVGLSLKIVKNFVSLLKGNIKIISSENKGTTVSIFLPKI
- a CDS encoding response regulator, encoding MDYFDSNNQSSDQRDIDKLEAFEKKYADVFDFLVFAAAKMTNMELCTMSISSEDQVYIIASSDASLNQIYPQNPHFLLDDQTSIYEFKNSEFKFHRSYLIPGLEDNLIAHLNLFDKKEKNLDKAEEEIVNKILNQASKWYLANAVDITERIKMENEILAAKELAEKAYVLKSEFVANMSHEIRTPLNGIIGFTELLLETNLDETQRQYLDIINQSGVSLYSIINDILDFSKLEKQKLQLNLDKVEVEELVSEAFNIVSYGNNKKRLEMLIDIDDTIPRYIWTDEMRLKRVLVNLLSNALKFTEEGEIVLYVKVLNDLGEGKKFIRFGVRDTGIGIDKDKQAEIFNAFSQEDGGITKRYGGTGLGLRISNQILALAGSTIKLESEQGKGSDFFFDIQFNTQEEEYDLSLTDIKKVLIVDDYENNRKILKRMLERKNIEVEECDSGLKALLLIMDRPEFDVIIMDYHMPIMDGIETIRKMRNIFPETDHAAPYIVLYSSSDDSNLQDACDELEIENRLVKPIRMKQMYQVLSTLKNSENKKLDKIKNVTTEGSKHDIKILIAEDNAINLLLTKTYLKDILPQALIIDAKDGAEAVEKYQIESPDLILMDIQMPHLNGIEATRKIRAMESNIEIPIIALTAGSLPGEKEKCFQAGMSDFLTKPLLKKTLSDMIKKWSGIEMKGK
- a CDS encoding Crp/Fnr family transcriptional regulator, yielding MHSQLEEYFKTRTEIDDKTLSYISSYFKIKKIKRNEFLLKEGEICKHFYFINKGCIRLFNINKDGEEGTRYFHFEDAFGTALPSLINQKPSYEFMQTIEPSELLVINREDYFHLVEIVPQFAIVYRQILELAYLKSQERIYCFQSLEAIEKVRWVLTNQSKWLTRLSNKMVASYLGLTPQTLSRLKSKL
- the dapB gene encoding 4-hydroxy-tetrahydrodipicolinate reductase, whose protein sequence is MIKVCIAGGTGWAGSELSKGVFNNPSMTLVGALSRKHKGENLGDVLNFGSANIPIFGDIETALKEIDFDVLVDYTKPTIAMKNIISCLKKGKNVVIGTSGLTDEDYSEIEKIAEETNTSVLAVGNFAITVVLLQKFSEMAAKYIPNFEIIDYAHEDKLDAPSGTARELAYRLSKVQKPNQFVTEEELIGEKASRGAKFNEVQVHSVRLPGHVISIETIFGLKDEKLSIRHDSGSSAEPYVKGGLLAIEKVGTFKGLRRGLDSVMEF